GAGCCCCACGGCAGGCCCTGCCCGTGCAGGAGCACCTCGCGCAGGCCCTGGCCCAGTGCCGAGGAGGGGAGCAGGGACACCAGCGGCGAGAGCACGGCCGGGAGCCGGTCGGCCGGCACCACGACCCCACCGAGCGCCAGCAGGAGCAGGTAGATGCCGTTGGCCGCCGCGAGGGTCGCCTCGGCGCGCAGGGTGCCGGCGAGCAGCAGGCCGAGGGCCGAGAAGGCGAACGTGCCGGCGACGAGGAGCACGGCCGCGGACAGCGGGTCGCCCACCGGGGCCCAGCCCAGCGCGAGGCCCACTCCGCACACGAGCACCACCTGCACCACCTCGACCGCGAGCACGCCGAGGGTCTTGGCCACGAGCAGGCCGTCGCGGCCCAGCGGGGTCGACCCGAGGAGGCGCAGGACTCCGTAGCGCCGCTCGAACCCGGTGGCGATCGCCTGGCCGGTGAACGCGGTGGAGATCACCGAGAGCGCGAGGATGCCCGGCACCACGGCGTCCACGGCGGGGGAGTGCCCGACGACGGACTCGGGCAGGTGGGAGAGCGCGACCAGCAGGACGACCGGGATCACCAGCGTGAGCAGCAGCTGCTCGCCGTTGCGCAGCGTCATGCGGATCTCGGCGAGGGTCTGGGTGGCGAGCACGCGCCCGCGCGGGGCCGCCCCGGGTCGCGGGGCGAGGCCGCCGGGGGCCGAGGTGGCGGAGGCGCTCACGGCCGCAGCTCCCGTCCGGTGAGGTCGAGGAAGACGTCCTCGAGGCTGCGCCTCCCGGTGGTCATGCCGGAGGGCTCGACGCCGAGGTCGGACAGCCAGGTGCCCACCGCGGTGAGCACGTCCGGGCCGAGGCTGCCCTCCACGCGGTAGGACCCGGCGGAGGCCTCCAGCGCGCGCGCCCCGGCGGGCAGCCGCCCGCGCAGCCCGTCCAGGGGGAGCCCGGCCCGGGCGCCGAAGGCGAGGACCTCGCCGCCGCCGGTCAGCTCGGCCGGCGTCCCGGTGGCCACGACGCGGCCGTGGTCGACGATCACGACATGGTCGGCGAGCCGCTCGGCCTCGTCCATGAGGTGGGTGGTGAGCACGACGGTGACGCCGTCGCGGCGCAGCTGCTCCACGAGGTCCCAGGCCGCCAGCCGCGTCTGCGGGTCCATCCCGGCGCTCGGCTCGTCGAGGAAGACCAGGTCCGGGCGGCCGACGACGGCGCAGGCCAGGGCCAGGCGCTGCTTCTCCCCGCCCGACATCCGCCGGTAGGTGGCGCGCACCGTCTCGAGGCCGAGCCGGGCGACGAGGTCGTCGACGTCGAGCGGGTCGGCGTAGAAGGCCGCGAGGTGGCGCAGCATCGCCGCCGGACGCGCCGAGGCGTAGATCCCGCCCTCCTGGAGCATGACGCCGACCCGCGGCCGCAGCGCGGCGCCGTCGCGCTGCGGGTCGAGGCCCCACACCCGCACCGTGCCGGAGTCCGGACGCCGGTACCCCTCGCAGATCTCGACGGTGCTCGTCTTGCCGGCCCCGTTGGGGCCGAGCAGGGCCAGGATCGAGCCGGCCGGCACGCTCAGGGAGAGCCCGTCGAGCGCCGTGACCTCGCCGTACGACAGCCGCAGGTCCTCGAGCACGACCGCCGCGGGCGCGGGCTCGGGCGCCGGGATCGTCACGTCCGGAGTGTAGGCAGGCGCCCGCGGGCCGCCCCCGTGGGGGCGGGGCCCCACGGCCCGTCGGACCCCGCGTTCGCGGTGCCGGAGGAATTAGGCAACAATGAGGTTGTGAAATCGACGGTCCGCCTCACCGGGGCTCCTGCGCGCGTGGCGCAGGCCCTGCTCGAGGGCGGCCCGCAGACCGCGGCGGCCCTCGCCGAGCGGCTCGAGCTGTCCACCACCGCGGTGCGGCGCCACCTCGACTCCCTCGTCGAGTCCGGCCACGTGGAGGCGGGGGAGCGGGCGCCGTACGGGCCCGGTGCCGGCCGCTCCGTGGCCCGGGGCCGAGGCCGCCCGGCCCGGGTCTACTCGGTGACCGACGCCGGCCGGGAGTCCTTCGAGTCCGCCTACGACGACATCGCCGTCGGCGCCCTGCGCTTCCTCGGCGAGACCCTCGGCCCGGACGCCGTCGCCGCCTTCGCCGCCCAGCGCGTGCTCGAGCTCGAGCGCCGCTACGGGCCCCGCGTGGCCGGCGTCGCGCCGGACGAGCGGGCGCAGGCCCTGGTCGAGGCGCTCAACACCGACGGCTACGCCGCCTCGCTGTCGCAGGCGAGCACCGGCGGCACCGCCCAGGTCTGCCAGCACCACTGCCCGGTCGCGCACGTGGCGGCCGAGTTCCCCGCGCTCTGCGACGCCGAGACCGAGGCCTTCGGCCGGCTGCTGGGCGCGCACGTGACCCGCCTGGCCACGATCGCCCACGGCGACGGCGTCTGCACGACGCTCGTCTCCCGCGCGCCCAGTGCGGCACCCGCCGCGCCGCGCACCACGACCCGTCCCGACGCACCTCTGGAGGTCCTGTCATGACGACCGAGATCCACGACGAGCTCGAGGGCCTGGGTCGCTACGACTTCGGCTGGGCCGACGCCGACGTCGCGGGCGCCAACGCCCGCCGCGGCCTGTCCGAGGACGTCGTGCGCGACATCAGCGCGAAGAAGAACGAGCCGGACTGGATGCTGCAGACCCGCCTGAAGGCGCTGCGGCTGTTCCAGAAGAAGCCGATGCCCTCGTGGGGCTCGGACCTCAGCGGCATCGACTTCGACAACATCAAGTACTTCGTGCGCTCGACGGAGAAGCAGGCGGCCTCCTGGGACGACCTGCCCGACGACATCCGCAACACCTACGACCGCCTGGGCATCCCCGAGGCCGAGAAGCAGCGTCTCGTGGCCGGCGTGGCCGCCCAGTACGAGTCCGAGGTCGTCTACCACAAGATCCGCGAGGACCTCGAGGAGCAGGGCGTCGTCTTCCTCGACACCGACACCGGCCTGCGCGAGCACGAGGACCTGTTCAAGGAGTACTTCGGGAGCGTCATCCCCAGCGGCGACAACAAGTTCGCGGCGCTCAACACCGCGGTGTGGTCCGGCGGCTCGTTCATCTACGTGCCCCCGGGCGTCCACGTCGAGATCCCGCTGCAGGCCTACTTCCGCATCAACACCGAGAACATGGGTCAGTTCGAGCGGACGCTGATCATCGTCGACGAGGGCGCGTACGTGCACTACGTCGAGGGCTGCACCGCCCCGATCTACTCGAGCGACTCGCTGCACTCGGCCGTCGTCGAGATCATCGTGCGCAAGGGCGCGCGCTGCCGCTACACCACCATCCAGAACTGGTCCAACAACGTCTACAACCTCGTCACCAAGCGCGCGGTCGCGCAGGCCGGGGCCACGATGGAGTGGGTCGACGGCAACATCGGGTCGAAGGTCACGATGAAGTACCCGGCCGTCTGGATGGTGGGGGAGCACGCCCGGGGCGAGACGCTGTCGATCGCGTTCGCCGGCGAGGGCCAGCACCAGGACGCCGGCGCCAAGATGGTGCACGCGGCGCCGCGCACGTCGTCGTCGATCGTGTCGAAGTCGGTGGCCCGCGGCGGCGGACGCACGTCCTACCGCGGCCTCATCCAGATCAACGAGGACGCGCACGGGTCCAAGAGCACGGTGAAGTGCGACGCGCTGCTCGTCGACGACATCAGCCGGTCTGACACGTACCCCTATGTCGACGTCCGCACCGACGACGCGTCGATGGGCCACGAGGCCACGGTCTCGAAGATCAGCGCCGACCAGCTCTTCTACCTGATGTCGCGCGGGCTCACCGAGGACGAGGCGATGGCGATGATCGTGCGCGGCTTCGTCGAGCCGATCGCCCGCGAGCTGCCCATGGAGTACGCCCTCGAGCTCAACCGGCTCATCGAGCTGCAGATGGAAGGAGCGGTGGGCTGAGTGTCCGCGGCCACCACCGAGACCCGCGAGAACGAGGTCTCGCTCACCACCCCCGCACGCGACCACGCGCCGCGGGTGCTCTCGCGCGACCCTGAGGACTTCGCGCGGCCCACGGGTCGCGAGGAGGAGTGGCGGTTCACCCCGCTGCGCCGGTTCGCGGCGCTGCTCGACGGCGCCCCGTCCGACGTCCGGCTGTCGTGGACCTCGCAGACGCCCGTCGGGGTCGTCGTCGACGAGCTCGCCGCGGACGACCCGGCCCTCGCCGGGCTGCCGCTGCCCGTCGACCGGATCTCCGCGCTCGCCGTGGCGCGCGCCGACGGCGCCGTGCGCGTGACCGTCCCCGAGTCCGCCGCCGACGAGCCCGTCGTGCTGCGCCTGCGCGGCGACGACGCCGCCTCGGTCGCCTGGAGCCACGTCGTGCTCGACGTGCGCCCGTTCGCCCGTGCCACCGTCGTCGTCGAGCACAGCGGCTCGGCCCAGTACGCCGAGCACCTCAGCGTGCTCGTGGGCGACGGGGCCAGCCTGCGCCTGCTGCACGTGCAGGACTGGGCCGACGACGCCGTGCACGCCGCCCACGTCGCGGTCCGCGTCGGGCGCGACGCGACGTTCCGCTCCTTCCAGGCCTCCCTGGGCGGCTCGGCCGTGCGGGTCCTGGAGACGGTGGAGTACGCCGGCACCGGCGGCGACGCCGAGCTGCTCGGCGTCTTCCTCAGCCGCGCCGGCCAGCACATCGAGCACCGGATGCTGGTCGACCACGCCGTGCCCCACTGCCGCAGCAACGTGCTCTACAAGGGCGCGCTGTCCGGCGACCCGGACGCCGGGGAGGACGGCGTCGCCCGCAGCGTGTGGATCGGTGACGTGCTCATCCGCGCCGCGGCCGTCGGCACCGACACCTACGAGCTCAACCGGAACCTGCTGCTCACCACCGCGAGCCGCGCCGACAGCGTGCCCAACCTCGAGATCGAGACCGGCGAGATCGTGGGCGCCGGCCACGCGAGCGCCACGGGCCGCTTCGACGACGAGCAGATGTTCTACCTCCAGGCGCGCGGCATCCCGGCCGACGTCGCGACCCGGCTGGTCGTCCGCGGCTTCTTCGCCGACGTCGTCAACCGGCTCGGCCTGCCGGAGTGGCAGCGCGACCTGACCACCCGCATCGAGCAGCGGCTCGGCTTCGGCGAGACCGCCGGCGACGACGAGGAGGAGTCCGAGTGAGCCTGGTCGAGGTCTGCAAGCTCGTCGACGTCCCGAGCCCCGGCGCGCTAGGCGTCGTGGCGCAGGGCGTGCCCGTGGCCGTCGTGCGCGACGGCGAGGGCGGCGTGCACGCGCTGCGCGACGTCTGCTCGCACGCCGACGTGGCCCTCTCCGAGGGCGAGGTCGATGGCTGCACGCTGGAGTGCTGGCTGCACGGGTCGCGCTTCGACGTCCGCACCGGCCAGCCCTCCGGACCCCCCGCCTCCACCCCCGTCCCCGTCTACCTGGTGAGCGTCGAGGGCGAGGGCGACGACGCCGTCGTCCTCGTCGACGTCACCGTCGACGCATCCGCCCGCTGAAGGAGCACCGACCCCATGGCCACTCTCGAGATCCGCGACCTGCACGTCTCCGTCGAGACCGACGGCGGCGCGCGCGAGATCCTGCGCGGCGTCGACCTCACCGTCCGATCGGGTGAGACCCACGCGATCATGGGCCCCAACGGCTCGGGCAAGTCCACGCTCGCCTACTCGATCGCCGGGCACCCCAAGTACACCGTCACCAGCGGCACGGTCACCCTCGACGGCGAGGACGTCCTCACGATGAGCGTCGACCAGCGCGCGCGGGCGGGCCTCTTCCTGGCGATGCAGTACCCGGTCGAGGTGCCCGGCGTCTCGGTGTCGAACTTCCTGCGCACCTCGGTCACCGCGGTCCGCGGCGAGGCGCCCAAGCTGCGCACCTGGCTGGGCGAGATGAAGTCCGCGATGCAGGCGCTCTCGATCGACCCGAGCTTCGCCGAGCGCAGCGTGAACGAGGGGTTCTCCGGCGGCGAGAAGAAGCGCCACGAGATCCTCCAGATGGAGCTGCTCAAGCCCAAGATCGCGATCCTGGACGAGACCGACTCCGGCCTCGACGTCGACGCGCTCAAGGTGGTGTCGGAGGGTGTGAACCGCGTCGCGTCCGAGGGCACGGTGGGCACGCTGCTCATCACGCACTACACGCGCATCCTGCGCTACATCAAGCCCACCTTCGTGCACGTGTTCGTCGACGGACGGATCGTCGCCGAGGGCGGCCCGGAGCTCGCCGACGAGCTCGAGGCCAACGGCTACGACTCCTACGTGAAGGCGGCGGCATCGGCATGACCGCAGTGCACGCCCCGCTCACGGGGCTGCTCGACGTCGACCGGGTGAAGGCCGACTTCCCGATCCTGTCGCGCACCGTGCGCGGCGGGAACCGGCTGGTCTACCTCGACTCCGGCGCGACGTCGCAGAAGCCGCTCGCGGTGCTCGACGCCGAGCGCGAGTTCTACACGCGGCACAACGCCGCGGTGCACCGCGGCGCGCACCTGCTGGCGGAGGAGGCCACCGACGCCTACGAGTCCGCGCGCGAGCGGATCGCCGCGCTCGTCGGAGCGGAGGCGCGCGAGCTGGTCTTCACCAAGAACGCCACCGAGGCGCTCAACCTCGTCGCGTACGCCTACAGCAACGCCACCGCGAAGGCCCAGCACGGCGCCGCGCTGCCCGACGGGGCGGAGCGGTTCGTGCTCGCACCGGGCGACGAGGTCGTCGTCACCGAGATGGAGCACCACGCCAACCTGGTCCCGTGGCAGGAGGTCTGCGACAAGACCGGGGCCACCCTGCGCTGGATCGGCGTGGACGACGAGGGCCGGCTCGACCTCGACCACCCCGAGCACGGCCTCGCCGCGGTGCTCTCCGAGCGCACCCGTGTGGTGGCGCTCACGCACCAGAGCAACGTGCTCGGCACCGTCACCCCGGTGCGCCGGGTGGCCGACGCCGCGCACGCGGTCGGGGCCCTCGTCGTGCTCGACGCGTGCCAGTCCGTGCCGCACATGCCGCTGGACGTCCGCGAGCTCGGCGTCGACGTGCTGGCCTTCAGCGGGCACAAGATGCTCGGACCCTCGGGCATCGGCGTCCTGTGGGGCCGCTACGACGTCCTCGAGGCCATGCCGCCCTTCCTCACCGGCGGGTCGATGATCGAGGTGGTGCGCATGGAGGCCTCCACCTTCGCGCCGCCCCCGCAGCGCTTCGAGGCGGGCGTGCCCATGGCCGCGCAGGCGGTCGGCCTCGGTGCGGCCGTCGACTACCTCGGCGGCCTCGCGTCCGCCGACGGCTCGCTCACCGGGATGGCCGCGGTGGCCGCCCACGAGCACGCGCTCACGGCGTACGCGCTGCAGGCCCTCGCCGAGGTGCCCGGCGTCACGGTCGTCGGCCCCCGCGACGCCGAGGCGCGCGGGTCCGCGGTGTCGTTCGTCGTCGACGGGATCCACGCCCACGACGTGGGCCAGGTGCTCGACGACCGCGGGGTCGAGGTGCGGGTGGGCCACCACTGCGCCTGGCCGCTGCACCGGCGCTTCGGCGTCGCCGCCACCACACGAGCGACGTTCTACGTCTACAACGGCCCGGCCGACGTGGACGACCTCGTGGCCGCCGTCCGCCATGCGCAGAGCTTCTTCAGGGTGGCCTGATGGACCTCGAGAAGCTGTACCAGGAGATCATCCTGGACCACTACAAGCACCCCCGCGGGCGAGGGCTTCGCGAGCCGTTCGGCGCCGAGGTCCACCACGTGAACCCCACCTGCGGCGACGAGCTGACGGTGCGCGTGCAGCTCGACGGCGACACCGTCACGGACGTCTCGTACGACGGTCAGGGCTGCTCGATCTCCCAGGCGTCGGCGAGCGTCCTGCACGAGCAGCTCGTCGGGCGGTCCGTGTCCGACGACCTCGAGACGGCCGATGCG
The genomic region above belongs to Frankiales bacterium and contains:
- a CDS encoding MarR family transcriptional regulator, with the protein product MPEELGNNEVVKSTVRLTGAPARVAQALLEGGPQTAAALAERLELSTTAVRRHLDSLVESGHVEAGERAPYGPGAGRSVARGRGRPARVYSVTDAGRESFESAYDDIAVGALRFLGETLGPDAVAAFAAQRVLELERRYGPRVAGVAPDERAQALVEALNTDGYAASLSQASTGGTAQVCQHHCPVAHVAAEFPALCDAETEAFGRLLGAHVTRLATIAHGDGVCTTLVSRAPSAAPAAPRTTTRPDAPLEVLS
- the sufS gene encoding SufS family cysteine desulfurase, encoding MTAVHAPLTGLLDVDRVKADFPILSRTVRGGNRLVYLDSGATSQKPLAVLDAEREFYTRHNAAVHRGAHLLAEEATDAYESARERIAALVGAEARELVFTKNATEALNLVAYAYSNATAKAQHGAALPDGAERFVLAPGDEVVVTEMEHHANLVPWQEVCDKTGATLRWIGVDDEGRLDLDHPEHGLAAVLSERTRVVALTHQSNVLGTVTPVRRVADAAHAVGALVVLDACQSVPHMPLDVRELGVDVLAFSGHKMLGPSGIGVLWGRYDVLEAMPPFLTGGSMIEVVRMEASTFAPPPQRFEAGVPMAAQAVGLGAAVDYLGGLASADGSLTGMAAVAAHEHALTAYALQALAEVPGVTVVGPRDAEARGSAVSFVVDGIHAHDVGQVLDDRGVEVRVGHHCAWPLHRRFGVAATTRATFYVYNGPADVDDLVAAVRHAQSFFRVA
- a CDS encoding ABC transporter permease subunit, which gives rise to MTLRNGEQLLLTLVIPVVLLVALSHLPESVVGHSPAVDAVVPGILALSVISTAFTGQAIATGFERRYGVLRLLGSTPLGRDGLLVAKTLGVLAVEVVQVVLVCGVGLALGWAPVGDPLSAAVLLVAGTFAFSALGLLLAGTLRAEATLAAANGIYLLLLALGGVVVPADRLPAVLSPLVSLLPSSALGQGLREVLLHGQGLPWGSVALLLVWGAAAAWATVRTFRWSS
- the sufC gene encoding Fe-S cluster assembly ATPase SufC; the encoded protein is MATLEIRDLHVSVETDGGAREILRGVDLTVRSGETHAIMGPNGSGKSTLAYSIAGHPKYTVTSGTVTLDGEDVLTMSVDQRARAGLFLAMQYPVEVPGVSVSNFLRTSVTAVRGEAPKLRTWLGEMKSAMQALSIDPSFAERSVNEGFSGGEKKRHEILQMELLKPKIAILDETDSGLDVDALKVVSEGVNRVASEGTVGTLLITHYTRILRYIKPTFVHVFVDGRIVAEGGPELADELEANGYDSYVKAAASA
- a CDS encoding Rieske 2Fe-2S domain-containing protein encodes the protein MSLVEVCKLVDVPSPGALGVVAQGVPVAVVRDGEGGVHALRDVCSHADVALSEGEVDGCTLECWLHGSRFDVRTGQPSGPPASTPVPVYLVSVEGEGDDAVVLVDVTVDASAR
- the sufD gene encoding Fe-S cluster assembly protein SufD; protein product: MSAATTETRENEVSLTTPARDHAPRVLSRDPEDFARPTGREEEWRFTPLRRFAALLDGAPSDVRLSWTSQTPVGVVVDELAADDPALAGLPLPVDRISALAVARADGAVRVTVPESAADEPVVLRLRGDDAASVAWSHVVLDVRPFARATVVVEHSGSAQYAEHLSVLVGDGASLRLLHVQDWADDAVHAAHVAVRVGRDATFRSFQASLGGSAVRVLETVEYAGTGGDAELLGVFLSRAGQHIEHRMLVDHAVPHCRSNVLYKGALSGDPDAGEDGVARSVWIGDVLIRAAAVGTDTYELNRNLLLTTASRADSVPNLEIETGEIVGAGHASATGRFDDEQMFYLQARGIPADVATRLVVRGFFADVVNRLGLPEWQRDLTTRIEQRLGFGETAGDDEEESE
- a CDS encoding SUF system NifU family Fe-S cluster assembly protein, with translation MDLEKLYQEIILDHYKHPRGRGLREPFGAEVHHVNPTCGDELTVRVQLDGDTVTDVSYDGQGCSISQASASVLHEQLVGRSVSDDLETADAFLALMQGRGQVEPDEEVLGDAVAFAGVAKYPARVKCALLAWMAWKDAVAQAAPGQTPEVTP
- the sufB gene encoding Fe-S cluster assembly protein SufB → MTTEIHDELEGLGRYDFGWADADVAGANARRGLSEDVVRDISAKKNEPDWMLQTRLKALRLFQKKPMPSWGSDLSGIDFDNIKYFVRSTEKQAASWDDLPDDIRNTYDRLGIPEAEKQRLVAGVAAQYESEVVYHKIREDLEEQGVVFLDTDTGLREHEDLFKEYFGSVIPSGDNKFAALNTAVWSGGSFIYVPPGVHVEIPLQAYFRINTENMGQFERTLIIVDEGAYVHYVEGCTAPIYSSDSLHSAVVEIIVRKGARCRYTTIQNWSNNVYNLVTKRAVAQAGATMEWVDGNIGSKVTMKYPAVWMVGEHARGETLSIAFAGEGQHQDAGAKMVHAAPRTSSSIVSKSVARGGGRTSYRGLIQINEDAHGSKSTVKCDALLVDDISRSDTYPYVDVRTDDASMGHEATVSKISADQLFYLMSRGLTEDEAMAMIVRGFVEPIARELPMEYALELNRLIELQMEGAVG
- a CDS encoding ATP-binding cassette domain-containing protein gives rise to the protein MLEDLRLSYGEVTALDGLSLSVPAGSILALLGPNGAGKTSTVEICEGYRRPDSGTVRVWGLDPQRDGAALRPRVGVMLQEGGIYASARPAAMLRHLAAFYADPLDVDDLVARLGLETVRATYRRMSGGEKQRLALACAVVGRPDLVFLDEPSAGMDPQTRLAAWDLVEQLRRDGVTVVLTTHLMDEAERLADHVVIVDHGRVVATGTPAELTGGGEVLAFGARAGLPLDGLRGRLPAGARALEASAGSYRVEGSLGPDVLTAVGTWLSDLGVEPSGMTTGRRSLEDVFLDLTGRELRP